Proteins from one Gorilla gorilla gorilla isolate KB3781 chromosome 11, NHGRI_mGorGor1-v2.1_pri, whole genome shotgun sequence genomic window:
- the CXCR1 gene encoding C-X-C chemokine receptor type 1, which translates to MSNIIDPQMWDFDDLNFTGMPPIDEDYSPCRLETETLNKYVVIITYALAFLLSLLGNSLVMLVILYSRGGRSVTDVYLLNLALADLLFALTLPIWAASKVNGWIFGTFLCKVVSLLKEVNFYSGILLLACISVDRYLAIVHATRTLTQKRHLVKFVCLGCWGLSMILSLPFFLFRQAYHPNNSSPVCYEVLGNDTAKWRMVLRILPHTFGFIVPLFVMLFCYGFTLRTLFKAHMGQKHRAMRVIFAVVLIFLLCWLPYNLVLLADTLMRTQVIQESCERRNNVSLALDATEILGFLHSCLNPIIYAFIGQNFRHGFLKILAMHGLVSKEFLARHRVTSYSSSSVNVSSNL; encoded by the coding sequence ATGTCAAATATTATAGATCCACAGATGTGGGATTTTGATGATCTAAATTTCACTGGCATGCCACCTATAGATGAAGATTACAGCCCCTGTAGGCTAGAGACTGAGACACTCAACAAGTATGTTGTGATCATCACCTATGCCCTAGCGTTCCTGCTGAGCCTGCTGGGAAACTCCCTGGTGATGCTGGTCATCTTATACAGCAGGGGCGGCCGCTCTGTCACTGATGTCTACCTGCTGAACCTGGCCTTGGCCGACCTACTCTTTGCCCTGACCTTGCCCATCTGGGCCGCCTCCAAGGTGAATGGCTGGATTTTTGGCACATTCCTGTGCAAGGTGGTCTCACTCCTGAAGGAAGTCAACTTCTACAGTGGCATCCTGCTGTTGGCCTGCATCAGTGTGGACCGTTACCTGGCCATTGTCCATGCCACACGCACACTGACCCAGAAGCGTCACTTGGTCAAGTTTGTTTGTCTTGGCTGCTGGGGACTGTCTATGATTCTGTCCCTGCCCTTCTTCCTTTTCCGCCAGGCTTACCATCCAAACAATTCCAGTCCAGTTTGCTATGAGGTCCTGGGAAATGACACAGCAAAATGGCGGATGGTGTTGCGGATCCTGCCTCACACCTTTGGCTTCATCGTGCCGCTGTTTGTCATGCTGTTCTGCTATGGATTCACCCTGCGTACACTGTTTAAGGCCCACATGGGGCAGAAGCACCGAGCCATGAGGGTCATCTTTGCTGTTGTCCTCATCTTCCTGCTTTGCTGGCTGCCCTACAACCTGGTCCTGCTGGCAGACACCCTCATGAGGACCCAGGTGATCCAGGAGAGCTGTGAGCGCCGCAACAACGTCAGCCTGGCCCTGGATGCCACCGAGATTCTGGGATTTCTCCATAGCTGCCTCAACCCCATCATCTACGCCTTCATCGGCCAAAATTTTCGCCATGGATTCCTCAAGATCCTGGCTATGCATGGCCTGGTCAGCAAGGAGTTCTTGGCACGTCATCGTGTTACCTCCTACAGTTCTTCGTCTGTCAATGTCTCTTCCAACCTCTGA